The following proteins are co-located in the Microvirga ossetica genome:
- a CDS encoding peptide deformylase, with protein MATRPIIRFPDPRLRRKAEPIGDVDDEVRTLADDLTETMRAAPGIGITAPHIGILKRLVVIQLETDPEPHIYIDPDIVWASADAIRHVEGSVSMPGVTDELERSAKVRVRYRALDGSMREEEAEGLMAVCLQHEIDQLDGIFWIDRLSKLKRDRLIKRFEKLQRIEVR; from the coding sequence GTGGCCACCCGTCCAATCATCCGGTTTCCCGATCCTCGCCTGCGCCGGAAGGCGGAACCGATCGGCGATGTCGACGACGAGGTTCGCACGCTTGCCGACGACCTTACGGAGACGATGCGCGCCGCTCCCGGAATCGGCATCACGGCGCCGCATATCGGAATCCTCAAGCGGCTCGTGGTCATCCAGTTGGAAACGGACCCCGAGCCGCACATCTATATCGATCCGGACATCGTCTGGGCGTCCGCGGACGCGATCCGGCATGTGGAGGGAAGCGTCTCGATGCCGGGCGTGACGGACGAGCTCGAGCGTTCGGCGAAAGTCCGGGTGCGCTACAGGGCACTCGACGGTTCGATGCGCGAGGAGGAGGCGGAAGGACTGATGGCCGTCTGTCTCCAGCACGAGATCGACCAGCTCGACGGGATCTTCTGGATCGACCGGCTGTCTAAGTTGAAACGGGACCGCCTGATCAAGCGGTTCGAGAAGCTCCAGCGCATCGAGGTGCGATGA
- a CDS encoding PhoX family protein, translated as MDEHKGRLRASELEDSGDLGINPTHNLTMGEIIASRFSRRDLLRGSLAVAAISATLGTRALAANEQPARKAAGASFDFKEIEAGIDQTHHVAEGYDAKVLLRWGDPLFPDAPEFDPAGQTPERQARQFGYNTDFVGYVPIDGSSDHGLLVANHEYTNEELMFPGVGIQDAKDVNFSKMTRDLVDIEIAAHGGAVVEIRRINGEWQVVKDSKYTRRITADTPMDITGPAAGHERMKTSADTTGRKVRGMINNCAGGVTPWGTWLSCEENFNGYFWGALADSHPEAKNYKRYGIGTPAYAWGKFHDRFDLAKEPNEANRFGWVVEIDPFDPTFVPKKRTALGRTKHEGAAGITNSDGRYVIYLGDDERFDYVYKFVTAGKVDTQNRAANLGLLDEGVLYVARYNPDGKGTWLPMVHGQGPLIEANGFRSQADLLIETRRAADLLGATKMDRPEDIEANPQTNRVYVMLTNNTRRKDDQIDPVNPRANNAFGHIVEMMPDGGDHAGTTFTWEVLVKCGDPSIAAVGATFSSETTKNGWFGMPDNCAIDSQGRLWISTDGNNAKATGRADGLWALETEGEMRGTSRHFFRVPVGAEMCGPFFTPNDETLFLAVQHPGEAEEGAPVSFDNPITRWPDFKNGMPPRPSLLVVTKKGGGKIA; from the coding sequence ATGGACGAGCACAAGGGCCGCCTTCGCGCCAGCGAACTCGAAGATTCAGGCGATCTCGGAATCAATCCGACGCACAACCTCACCATGGGCGAGATCATCGCCAGCCGCTTCAGCCGGCGCGATCTCCTGCGCGGTTCTCTTGCGGTCGCCGCGATTTCCGCCACTCTGGGCACCCGCGCCCTGGCCGCCAACGAGCAGCCGGCCAGAAAGGCCGCCGGAGCCTCATTCGACTTCAAGGAAATCGAAGCCGGCATCGACCAGACCCATCACGTGGCCGAGGGCTACGACGCCAAGGTGCTCCTGCGCTGGGGCGATCCGCTGTTCCCCGACGCGCCGGAATTCGACCCCGCAGGCCAGACGCCCGAACGCCAAGCGCGCCAGTTCGGCTACAACACCGATTTCGTCGGCTATGTGCCGATCGACGGCTCGAGCGACCACGGCCTGCTCGTGGCCAACCACGAATACACCAACGAGGAGCTGATGTTCCCGGGCGTCGGCATTCAGGATGCCAAGGACGTCAACTTCTCGAAGATGACCAGGGACTTGGTGGATATCGAGATCGCCGCCCATGGCGGCGCCGTGGTCGAGATCCGTCGCATCAATGGTGAATGGCAGGTCGTCAAGGATTCCAAGTACACCCGCCGCATCACCGCCGACACGCCGATGGACATCACCGGCCCGGCTGCCGGTCATGAGCGCATGAAGACCTCCGCGGACACGACAGGCCGCAAGGTGCGCGGCATGATCAACAACTGCGCCGGCGGCGTAACCCCCTGGGGCACCTGGCTCAGCTGCGAGGAGAACTTCAACGGCTATTTCTGGGGCGCGCTCGCCGACAGCCATCCCGAGGCCAAGAACTACAAGCGATACGGCATCGGCACGCCGGCCTATGCGTGGGGCAAGTTCCACGACCGTTTCGACCTCGCCAAGGAGCCGAACGAAGCCAACCGTTTCGGCTGGGTGGTCGAGATCGACCCGTTCGATCCGACCTTCGTGCCGAAGAAGCGCACCGCTCTGGGCCGCACCAAGCATGAGGGCGCCGCCGGCATCACCAACAGCGACGGGCGCTATGTGATCTATCTCGGCGACGACGAGCGCTTCGACTACGTTTACAAATTCGTCACCGCCGGCAAGGTCGACACGCAGAACCGGGCTGCCAATCTCGGCCTGCTCGACGAGGGCGTTCTCTACGTCGCGAGGTACAACCCAGACGGCAAGGGCACGTGGCTGCCGATGGTCCATGGCCAGGGACCGCTCATCGAGGCGAACGGCTTCAGGAGCCAGGCCGACTTGCTGATCGAGACCCGTCGCGCGGCGGACCTCCTCGGCGCCACCAAGATGGATCGTCCCGAGGATATCGAGGCCAATCCGCAGACGAACCGCGTCTACGTCATGCTGACGAACAACACGCGCCGCAAGGACGATCAGATCGATCCGGTCAATCCGCGTGCCAACAATGCCTTCGGCCACATCGTCGAGATGATGCCCGACGGCGGCGACCATGCAGGCACCACGTTCACCTGGGAAGTGCTGGTGAAGTGTGGCGACCCATCCATCGCCGCTGTGGGCGCGACCTTCTCGTCGGAAACCACCAAGAACGGCTGGTTCGGCATGCCGGACAACTGCGCCATCGACAGCCAGGGCCGCCTCTGGATCTCCACCGACGGCAACAACGCCAAGGCGACCGGCCGTGCGGACGGGTTGTGGGCTTTGGAAACCGAGGGCGAGATGCGCGGCACGTCCAGGCACTTCTTCCGGGTTCCGGTCGGTGCGGAGATGTGCGGCCCGTTCTTCACGCCCAACGACGAGACCCTCTTCCTCGCCGTTCAGCATCCCGGCGAAGCGGAGGAAGGCGCTCCTGTGAGCTTCGACAATCCGATCACCCGCTGGCCGGATTTCAAGAACGGCATGCCCCCGCGCCCGTCTCTGCTCGTCGTCACGAAGAAGGGCGGCGGCAAGATCGCCTGA
- a CDS encoding penicillin-binding protein 1A: MSAILVKIFATALTLSQVLVDPETVRTSFDPTRDQLAVTQILKEGCTHMRRAFDIEDINLDDLIATAMDDPQAVAGDLKVFQGLSFNDLHASYRQFCKDEKVEPSPVDLSEVISYYNAAVAGLPDAGQLKGLKLPGVSVILDADGKRFAEVFEPDHRRISVSLSDIPRSVQQAFVSAEDKRFYHHRGIDERGVIRAFVGNLANPGRPAGGSTITQQVAKNLLVGDDVTYDRKMREMIVASRIERVLTKAEILEIYLNSIYLGRSSWGIEMAARSYFGKSAKSLSVAESALLAGLAKGPNYYNPDTKPERAQERMAYVLSRMQEDAFLKPDEMQRAVASLPERVPYERLRRTTGFYFADHVSRDARTLADIETLTAGAYTVRTTINPALQQATEAALQEGLARYELSVGRQRYQGAEANLAGAIKALPEVKPDAKDAAAIPAWRQALEAVRLPLYDVQWLAAVVIEKGKDRKTGANVLKVGLGDGRVLPLNAWDAARRDLKLYDVVRVQLIEQKGKGTVRADLRTPPAVQGGAVVLENKTGRILAMAGGFSYPLSQLNRATQAHRQPGSAFKPLTYLAALSKGLQPNTLIWDAPLTLPPVAGEANARPGDYWSPKNFDGGRSGIMTLRRALENSKNLVTARLLDGGIEPSPEKSLKRVCELALEAQLYLECTPHYPFVLGAQPVRILDLAAFYAAVANEGVLPAPHAIESVEENGRVVYKRKIASPARLGSADAAAFYQLKTMLQGVLERGTARSLKALAPYAAGKTGTSDNENDAWFVGFTNDVTVAVWVGHDNADGKRRTLGRGQTGGKVAAPIFQSILQAAWEHHAPKAPLSPPSPQAARHLIALPIDLNTGDRLTDGEGRAFTEYFRLNWFGRLTETQFRLVPQSEVYAFRNPDPWSDGEARGGPEYYQDGPYAQGPGWLDSLRQNAPPSRRPAESERSFRWWWEEEPPRRPRRIDPDYFWRNGQVY, translated from the coding sequence ATGAGCGCAATCCTCGTCAAGATCTTCGCGACCGCCCTGACCCTGAGCCAGGTTCTCGTCGATCCGGAGACGGTCAGGACGAGCTTCGATCCCACCCGGGATCAGTTGGCCGTGACGCAGATCCTGAAAGAAGGCTGCACGCATATGCGGCGGGCCTTCGATATCGAGGACATCAATCTCGACGATCTCATCGCCACGGCCATGGACGATCCGCAAGCCGTCGCCGGCGATCTGAAGGTGTTCCAGGGCCTGAGCTTCAACGACCTCCACGCCAGCTACCGCCAGTTCTGCAAGGATGAGAAGGTCGAGCCGTCGCCGGTCGATCTCAGCGAGGTGATCTCCTACTACAATGCCGCTGTGGCCGGGCTCCCCGATGCGGGGCAATTGAAGGGACTGAAGCTGCCGGGCGTCAGCGTCATCCTGGATGCCGACGGCAAGCGCTTCGCGGAGGTGTTCGAGCCGGATCATCGGCGCATCTCCGTCTCCCTGTCGGACATCCCGAGAAGCGTGCAGCAGGCCTTCGTCTCGGCCGAGGACAAACGGTTCTATCACCACAGGGGCATCGACGAGCGCGGCGTGATCCGCGCCTTCGTCGGCAACCTGGCCAATCCCGGCCGTCCCGCCGGCGGCTCCACCATCACCCAGCAGGTGGCGAAGAACCTGCTCGTGGGCGACGACGTCACCTACGACCGCAAGATGCGGGAAATGATCGTTGCCTCCCGCATCGAGCGCGTGCTCACCAAGGCGGAGATTCTCGAGATCTATCTCAATTCGATCTATCTCGGACGCTCCTCCTGGGGCATCGAGATGGCGGCGCGGAGCTATTTCGGCAAAAGCGCAAAGTCGCTCTCCGTAGCCGAAAGCGCACTGCTCGCGGGGCTCGCCAAGGGGCCGAACTACTACAATCCCGATACCAAGCCGGAGCGCGCCCAGGAACGCATGGCCTATGTGCTGAGCCGCATGCAGGAAGACGCATTCCTGAAACCCGATGAGATGCAGCGTGCGGTCGCATCCTTGCCCGAGCGCGTGCCCTACGAACGCTTGCGGCGGACCACAGGCTTTTACTTCGCCGACCATGTCAGTCGCGATGCGCGCACGCTTGCTGATATCGAGACCCTGACCGCAGGGGCCTATACGGTGCGCACCACCATCAACCCGGCTCTGCAGCAGGCGACCGAGGCTGCCTTGCAGGAGGGGCTCGCACGCTACGAGCTGAGCGTCGGCCGCCAGCGCTATCAGGGCGCGGAAGCGAACCTCGCCGGTGCCATCAAGGCGCTTCCGGAAGTGAAGCCCGATGCAAAGGATGCGGCTGCAATTCCAGCGTGGAGGCAGGCTCTGGAGGCGGTGCGGCTGCCTCTCTACGACGTGCAGTGGTTGGCCGCCGTCGTGATCGAGAAGGGCAAGGACCGGAAGACCGGGGCGAATGTCCTGAAGGTCGGATTGGGCGACGGCCGCGTCCTGCCTCTGAATGCCTGGGATGCGGCGCGGCGCGATCTCAAACTTTATGATGTGGTCCGGGTCCAGCTCATCGAGCAGAAGGGCAAAGGGACCGTCCGCGCGGATCTGCGCACGCCACCTGCGGTGCAGGGCGGGGCGGTGGTGCTGGAGAACAAGACCGGTCGCATCCTCGCCATGGCAGGCGGCTTCTCCTATCCGCTGAGCCAGCTCAACCGGGCGACGCAGGCCCATCGCCAGCCGGGCTCCGCGTTCAAGCCGCTGACCTATCTGGCCGCTCTCTCGAAGGGCCTGCAGCCCAACACCCTGATCTGGGACGCGCCCTTGACATTGCCGCCGGTCGCCGGAGAGGCGAACGCCCGGCCGGGCGATTACTGGAGCCCGAAGAATTTCGACGGCGGCCGTTCCGGCATCATGACCCTGCGCCGGGCACTCGAGAATTCCAAGAACCTGGTGACGGCGCGCCTGCTCGACGGCGGCATCGAACCCTCGCCGGAGAAGAGCCTGAAGCGGGTGTGCGAGCTTGCTCTCGAGGCCCAGCTCTACCTGGAATGCACGCCGCATTATCCGTTCGTGCTCGGGGCGCAGCCTGTGCGGATCCTCGATCTCGCTGCCTTCTATGCCGCCGTCGCCAACGAAGGCGTATTGCCGGCGCCTCACGCCATCGAGTCCGTGGAGGAGAACGGACGCGTCGTCTACAAGCGCAAGATCGCTTCGCCCGCGCGGCTCGGTTCGGCGGATGCGGCAGCGTTTTATCAGTTGAAGACCATGCTGCAGGGCGTTCTGGAGCGCGGCACGGCCCGCTCCCTGAAGGCGCTCGCTCCCTATGCTGCCGGAAAGACGGGCACGTCCGACAACGAGAACGACGCTTGGTTCGTGGGTTTCACCAACGACGTCACCGTTGCGGTGTGGGTGGGACACGACAATGCGGATGGCAAGCGCCGCACGCTCGGACGCGGCCAGACCGGCGGCAAGGTGGCCGCTCCGATCTTCCAATCCATTCTCCAGGCGGCCTGGGAGCACCATGCGCCGAAGGCCCCCTTGAGCCCTCCGTCGCCGCAGGCGGCCCGGCATCTCATCGCGCTTCCGATCGATCTCAACACCGGCGACCGGCTGACGGATGGAGAGGGCAGGGCGTTCACGGAGTATTTCCGGTTGAACTGGTTCGGTCGCCTTACGGAGACGCAGTTCCGCCTCGTGCCGCAATCCGAGGTCTATGCCTTCCGCAATCCCGACCCGTGGAGCGACGGCGAAGCGAGGGGCGGACCGGAATATTACCAGGACGGCCCCTACGCACAGGGACCCGGTTGGCTCGACAGCCTGCGCCAGAATGCTCCACCCTCACGCCGCCCGGCCGAGTCCGAGCGGAGCTTCCGCTGGTGGTGGGAAGAGGAGCCTCCCCGCAGACCGCGACGGATCGATCCGGATTATTTCTGGCGCAACGGACAGGTTTACTGA
- a CDS encoding RNA polymerase sigma factor region1.1 domain-containing protein, producing the protein MDRLAALGRKQGHLTNQDLQANLPVDAMSAEEIALIVVHLEEAGIPVELDDSLTAPNPKAGPAPVKTAEIIPFPDRAAASRMKRKTGTLQNSAASRADASKASGQKGAAHWAVAGSGLLVLVLLGALVVLFGV; encoded by the coding sequence ATGGACCGCTTGGCCGCTCTTGGTCGCAAGCAGGGTCATCTCACGAATCAGGACCTCCAGGCCAACCTGCCGGTAGATGCCATGAGTGCGGAGGAGATCGCCCTCATCGTCGTCCATCTGGAGGAGGCCGGTATTCCGGTCGAACTGGACGACAGCCTGACCGCTCCGAACCCGAAGGCCGGTCCGGCGCCCGTCAAAACTGCGGAGATCATTCCCTTCCCGGACCGCGCCGCGGCGTCGCGCATGAAGCGGAAGACCGGGACACTCCAGAACAGCGCTGCGTCCCGGGCGGATGCGTCCAAAGCATCCGGCCAGAAGGGCGCGGCGCATTGGGCTGTCGCCGGGTCCGGCCTTCTCGTGCTTGTGCTGCTTGGCGCTCTCGTCGTGCTTTTCGGCGTCTGA
- a CDS encoding VOC family protein, which produces MAKAIHSMIRVLDEQRSLAFYEKAFGLKVAERLVFDGFTLLYLSNEESEFELELTVNHGRTEPYSLGDGYGHLALSVDDLEAEHARFGANGLDPTPLKELTLEGRPPARFFFVQDPDGYKIEVLQRGGRYK; this is translated from the coding sequence ATGGCCAAGGCCATCCATTCTATGATCCGCGTGCTCGACGAGCAGCGCTCACTTGCCTTCTACGAGAAGGCGTTCGGCCTCAAGGTGGCCGAGCGTCTGGTCTTCGACGGCTTCACGCTTCTCTACCTGAGTAATGAAGAGAGCGAGTTCGAGCTGGAGCTGACGGTCAATCACGGCCGAACCGAGCCTTATTCCCTCGGTGACGGCTACGGTCACCTGGCGCTGTCCGTGGACGATCTTGAGGCGGAGCATGCCCGGTTCGGGGCAAATGGCCTCGATCCCACGCCGCTCAAGGAGTTGACGCTCGAGGGCAGGCCTCCCGCAAGGTTCTTCTTCGTCCAGGACCCGGACGGCTACAAGATCGAGGTGCTTCAGCGCGGCGGCCGCTACAAATAA